Below is a window of Nicotiana tabacum cultivar K326 chromosome 19, ASM71507v2, whole genome shotgun sequence DNA.
AATTAACTAAGAGGGAGTTTGAATTTCAAAGTCATAAGAATAGGTAATGCTCTAACTTCTGCTATGATCTCTTTGACGTTAAATTTCTGTATCACTCTCATATAAtcaatttttcttatttaaatttCCTGAAGGACTTCCAGCTACAGAAATGGAAGCATTTAATCTTCCTAGGGCAGTAAAATTGAGGTAATCAAGACAAAGTTCAGTTCTGTTGCAAGTCTTTAGTATATTTTGAAGAATTCGCATGACGTAACCATACCTCTTTCGCACTTCAACAAGGTTTGTTAGGGTAAATGTAAGGTTGATGTAATATAGTTAGCAATTAATTTTATAACTACTAATCGCGAGCTTATTATCAATTCATTATGCCTTGCTAACGAAATCACAGCACCATCTAACATCGATCAGCCACTAAAGATGCTAAGAGTTTTAAAAGATTGTTGATTTGATAGACATTTCTGCTTTTAAGCAGTTTGCAGTGTAGATCTTTCCCTGCTTGTTATCTATATATTGTGTGTATTCTTATATTGTGAAACCAATATTATTCTCAGATTGTATCAGCTGAATATCTGCATCACTTCCTTTATTTATAGGACAGAAACTTGGAGGAGTGAGGACTTAATTATATTAAGCCCTAGTCCACATAGCATTAAACAACCTCTCAAAAGCTGTCACAGTTGAAGGGTCTTCTTCAGAGAACAGCAATTGGTTAATGATGGATTAGGCAAATTAATTCTATTCTAGAAAGGTCTCGCAGAGTTGCTAGATAATCTCTTTAGTTTTTAAGCTGCCCTCCTTTGATGCACTAATCTGGTAGGGATTTTCTTTGACCTCCCTTAGACTTATCACCCTTCATCTATATTGTGTAGCTCGTGCACATTAATATCTTTgttcttttcatgattttcaTCAATTTTGTAAGGTTCGTCGGTTGCATATTAATCTGCTGTAGACTGAGGAAACACTGATAAAATAAGGCATTAGGTTTGTGAAGACACACCTGAATTTCTCAAAGATTCCCAAGTAATTAAGAAAAAAGTGAGGAGAAAACTAGGGTTCTTGAAAGATAGATAAATAAATGAGTACAGTTCAAAAATGTGATCCCACATCTTGGGAAGACTTTTCTTGACTAGCTGAATGATACtcagaaaaaaaaggaaaaaagaaagatagAAAAGGGTACTGGAACACGTTATTGTAATCATTTTATCCTAATACGGTATTCATACCTTAAACGAATGGAGAATAGGGGCATGGTCCACTATGCAACAAATAGTCAAACATTTTAAATCTTTGGAAAATCCAGGATGAGTATGAGAATGTAGTTTCAACCAGCAGCGTGCGTCCTGACATCTCTCTGGCCATTTGATAGTTATCAGTAGGAAGGACGAACCAAGTGCTGAGCATTTTATGATGCATTAATAGAAGCCTGGATTTGTTCCAAAGTTCTTCCTTTGGTTTCAGGTACTATCTTGATCACAAACAAAATTGAGAGTGCATTGACTGCAGCATAAAGAATGAAAGTACCTGCAACCAGTGAAACTAATGTGAGCATACATATCTAACCTTTAGCTGTCTTGATATGCAGTAAACAGTTTATACCCCTCCCTTGTTATTAGTTTCTCCTTTCTTCTGTCAATCAATGTTAACCATGATGGATAAATGGACTTACCCGCCAAACCCTATCTTCAATCAAATTTGCTTGCAAGTTGCAAAACTAATTTCCAATATAGGTTCCTTAGgcactttttttttttctatcttttttgcATGATACTCATTTTTGCATTACTCCTGAGATGATATTTGTGGCAACCGCTTACCAAAAGAGTTCCAGGTCATGAGGAAGTTGAAAGTGTAAGAGCATGCCCATGCCCCAAACCAATTCACTAGTGTTGCAAGGCTCCCCGCAGCCCCTTTAATATTTATAGGATATATCTGCATGAAAGGTAATTCTTAGGCTCGACATGTCTCAAATGTTAATAATAGAGGATAGTACAGATTTTACATACCTCCGACATTACAACCCAGGGAACTGCTCCCATTCCTATTGAAAAGGACCCGATATAGACCTGCATTTGAGAATGATTATTATATAAACCGGAAGGAAAACCTCCACTTTTTCCACATGGTTGAGGGAGAGTGGGGATCGGGGTAAGCTACTATGAAGAGGACAATCAGAAGGGATAGTGATGGTACCAGTATGCCTGTTACGGCAAGTATTGGTGCTTCCTTTACTGCAATTTCATGTCCCTGgtcaaataataaatattttggtcaaaatGTTCAAGAGACATGCTAAGAATTTTAAGCAGTTCAGGTTTTAATGTTAACCTTCAGATAGAATGAGGTTCCTGTTAGTATACAGCCTATGACAAGTCCTGTTGCAGAAACCTGCAAAGATATGGTTATCATTATATTTGGTGAATGCAACGGGTAATATCCTAAAGAAAATGGATTTCTTTTCCGAGATTTACCAATAAAAGAGGCTTTCTTCCAGCTCTGTCAATTAAGACTGCACCCAATGCGGTGATGGGAACCtgatgaagaaaataaagtaaagtgaatgatccattataacACCAGACCTTAGGAGGAAGATATCTAACATCCATAGAACTGAGAGGGTAAGAGTTGAAACCTGTATAATTGCATAGATTATAGTTCCGACATCAGAGGGGAACCCTGGAAAAGGAATACAGTTAAAGAACAAATAACTTTATGGTTTAACACAGTTCTTTGCTTTAAATTCTTGAGCTGAAGGGAAATGAAATGAGATGTCATATTTTACAGGCCTTCAATCTTAAATTGGGACTATAGATACAAATGGCGAAGAAAGTAGGCTAAGGAGATTAGTGAGGTTTCAAGTTCTAAACATTATCTTCCTCATCTGCTTATCACATTAGGTGATTATACAATGTTGAAGGTCCTACATTTCTTGTCGTGTAAAGGATGATATTTGACAATGAGGGATTTCTACCTGAGGACTCAAATATGCTACCGGTGTAGAAACAGATTCCATTGATTCCACCGAACTGTTGAAACACCATAAGTCCAACTCCTACCTGGCCATTGGTTTGTCATAAACATAAATTAACTAACAGTTTCAGCTACCAAGTTGTCGAAAAACAATATGTGGAAAAGGAACTTTACTATGAGTGAGCTCAAGTATCTTCTTTGAAACAAATCAAACAAGTTGACTTTGGGAAGCTTTTCAAGGGTTTCTATATAATCCTGTCAAGCAAATCAGATAAGTAATATTAGGAGAGTATTTTGAGGAAACCTCCGAAGAATGAAAGAAACTGAAATTTGAGTTTCCCAGAATAATGAACCTGGATTTCAGCTGCCTCCTCAGATATGTCAGCATCTTTGCCTCTAAGTCTGCGGAGTGCAAGTTCAAACTCCTTTTGATGTCCTATTTTTGCCTACATATTTGATGGAAATGTTATGTCATTTTCTAGATTTTACCGACAGGATGAACTCTTAGCCGTTGAATATTGTAACTCACCAACCACCTAGGAGACTCTGGAATAATAAATAGACCGAAAAGGAGAATAGCACATGGAATTAATCctgaaaaaagaaaatcaaacccTTAGCACTTGAATACATTGTTCATTGTGGTTATTTCtcagtttttcttttgttcttctttttgcgTGTCTTTTCCTTGTAGTAGCAGATAGCTCTTCCTAGATCTCACAATACAACTTAATTCTAAAACAAACCTGTTAATGCCAAAGCTCTCCATGTCAGCATAGTTCCTATAATGAAGGCAACTGAGACTCCACAACATATCATCAGCTGGAGGTGTAGAAGTAACAAACTGTCAAGGGAGGATAATCAACAGCCAACTACAACATCTACTCTATAATCTGTAAAAGTATAGTATGTTTCTTCCTATTTAGCTTTTCTTATTTTAGTGAAGACTGAAATAACCACGTTGTTTTCAGTTTATCTGAACTAAAG
It encodes the following:
- the LOC107768121 gene encoding sugar transporter ERD6-like 7, whose translation is MKEDIEQSENRLHEEIRAPLITQTYKRVTEEQAENGCYEKKQNRCMVYLTTFVAVCGSFAFGSCAGYSSPTQSAIREDLNLSIAEFSLFGSILTFGAMIGAITSGPIADYIGRKGAMRMSSAFCVAGWLAIYFAQGALSLDIGRLATGYGMGVYSYVVPVFIAEIAPRDLRGALTTINQLMICCGVSVAFIIGTMLTWRALALTGLIPCAILLFGLFIIPESPRWLAKIGHQKEFELALRRLRGKDADISEEAAEIQDYIETLEKLPKVNLFDLFQRRYLSSLIVGVGLMVFQQFGGINGICFYTGSIFESSGFPSDVGTIIYAIIQVPITALGAVLIDRAGRKPLLLVSATGLVIGCILTGTSFYLKGHEIAVKEAPILAVTGILVYIGSFSIGMGAVPWVVMSEIYPINIKGAAGSLATLVNWFGAWACSYTFNFLMTWNSFGTFILYAAVNALSILFVIKIVPETKGRTLEQIQASINAS